A genomic stretch from Dyella sp. M7H15-1 includes:
- the infA gene encoding translation initiation factor IF-1, which produces MAKDDVIEMEGTVTETLPNTMFRVQLENNHIVIAHISGRMRKHYIRILTGDKVKVEMTPYDLTKGRITYRMK; this is translated from the coding sequence ATGGCCAAAGACGACGTCATTGAAATGGAAGGCACGGTGACCGAAACCCTGCCCAACACCATGTTTCGTGTGCAACTGGAAAACAACCACATTGTGATTGCCCATATTTCGGGCCGCATGCGCAAGCACTACATCCGCATCCTGACGGGCGACAAGGTCAAGGTGGAAATGACGCCGTATGACCTCACCAAAGGTCGCATCACGTATCGCATGAAGTAA